A window of the Alnus glutinosa chromosome 4, dhAlnGlut1.1, whole genome shotgun sequence genome harbors these coding sequences:
- the LOC133865280 gene encoding uncharacterized protein LOC133865280, which produces MPCSKEEAFVSLFFNVSSFFLLLFLFFYCATHLLAKLFHFLGSNPIILRNQNGYEYNLFSEDEEKEEAQGGGEGFFHAECLEKDHDLVADIIHGGEALFFHPNNHPQRNQTLSEEFMSTNEDPDHEDYAPEILSVDDSHEGEDRMFEDEELPPIETDSVCSSAPNQGCPTMPITTIDNDKNRHGNEEKKAETNFSEDEKFITIAPSKLEKKKLKLVADQDEDDEIFGDSCTVGSTSKSSSEWRSSINYRDSGTDQDPFSSSSRRSCPKWESYTVFQKYDEEMMFLDRISAQKLHETESLRSIKVCPRSISERIVHKFATANKRASDSRRQNPYHELEAAYVAQICLTWEALNWNYKNFLQKRASRRDLDPGCPANVAQEFQQFQVLLQRYIENEPYEQGRRPEIYARMRLLAPKLLLVPEYRDSEDDQKEDGFGSRISSAEFLTIMEDGIRTFMYFLKADKAKPCQIISAFFRRSRRTSVDPTLLHLMKKVNKKKKMKLKDLRRVRKCLRKRRLTANEEMEILMGLIDLKVVSRVMRMTDMSEEQMHWCEEKMSKVKFLEGKLQRDSSTLFFPAH; this is translated from the exons atgccATGTTCGAAAGAAGAAGCTTTTGTTAGCCtcttcttcaatgtctcaagcttcttccttcttcttttcctcttcttctacTGTGCCACCCATTTGCTCGCTAAGCTCTTCCATTTTCTTGGCAGCAATCCAATCATTCTCAG GAACCAAAATGGATATGAATATAACTTGTTCTCGGAGgatgaggaaaaagaagaagcacaaGGAGGAGGAGAAGGGTTTTTTCATGCTGAGTGCCTTGAGAAAGATCATGATCTGGTGGCTGACATCATTCATGGCGGTGAAGCTCTGTTCTTTCATCCAAACAACCACCCTCAAAGGAATCAAACTCTTTCTGAAGAATTCATGAGCACAAATGAAGACCCAGATCATGAAGATTATGCCCCTGAAATTCTCTCTGTTGATGACTCGCACGAAGGTGAAGATCGTATGTTTGAAGATGAGGAGCTCCCTCCGATAGAGACTGATTCAGTTTGCAGCTCTGCTCCAAATCAAGGCTGTCCCACCATGCCAATAACAACCATCGACAACGACAAAAACCGTCACG GAAATGAAGAGAAGAAGGCAGAGACAAATTTCTCCGAGGACGAGAAATTCATTACTATTGCACCATCCAAGTTGGAGAAAAAGAAGCTTAAGCTTGTAGCTGATCAAGATGAGGATGATGAGATCTTTGGTGACTCCTGCACCGTTGGCTCCACATCTAAGAGCTCGTCTGAGTGGAGAAGCTCGATTAATTATAGGGATTCAGGGACTGATCAGgatccattttcttcttcctcgcGGAGGAGTTGCCCCAAGTGGGAATCTTACAcagtttttcaaaaatatgatgAAGAAATGATGTTCCTTGACAGAATCAGTGCACAGAAGCTACATGAAACAG AGTCGCTTAGGTCTATTAAAGTGTGTCCAAGATCAATATCGGAGAGAATTGTTCATAAGTTTGCGACGGCAAACAAGAGAGCGTCAGATAGCCGTCGACAGAACCCATATCATGAACTGGAGGCGGCGTATGTGGCTCAAATTTGCTTAACATGGGAAGCTCTTAATTGGAACTACAAGAATTTTCTGCAGAAGAGAGCTTCACGCCGTGATCTTGACCCCGGCTGTCCTGCCAATGTCGCGCAAGAGTTTCAGCAATTCCAAGTTCTTTTACAGCGATACATTGAGAATGAACCTTATGAGCAAGGCCGAAGACCCGAGATTTATGCCAGGATGAGGCTTTTGGCACCAAAATTGCTTCTAGTTCCAGAATACCGag ATTCAGAAGATGATCAAAAGGAGGATGGTTTTGGATCAAGAATTTCATCAGCAGAATTTCTTACGATAATGGAAGACGGAATCCGAACTTTCATGTATTTTCTCAAGGCTGACAAGGCAAAACCATGCCAGATCATATCAGCATTTTTCAGGAGAAGCCGAAGAACTTCAGTTGATCCAACTCTTCTCCACCTGATGaagaaagttaataaaaaa AAGAAGATGAAGCTTAAAGATCTTCGGCGCGTTCGTAAATGCTTGAGAAAAAGAAGATTGACGGCAAATGAAGAGATGGAGATATTGATGGGACTAATAGACCTGAAAGTGGTGTCTAGGGTTATGAGAATGACTGACATGAGTGAAGAACAAATGCACTGGTGTGAAGAGAAGATGAGCaaagtgaaatttttggaaGGTAAATTACAAAGAGATTCCTCAACACTTTTCTTCCCAGCCCACTGA